The following are encoded in a window of Pyrenophora tritici-repentis strain M4 chromosome 6, whole genome shotgun sequence genomic DNA:
- a CDS encoding kelch repeat protein, producing MPISTLNGTWKRLASEERLQRSSQVVSVVQQKVCIFGGEVKPREPIDNKVDIFSLTSDATNIETKSASPAPSPRVGSASAAIDGKMYIFSGRGGVDMAPVEEDGAVWCFNPKSSSWSKISPVDSSKPYPPARSYHCSTSDGKDTLFIHAGCPANGRLSDLWKFNIHERTWTQAPDAPAPHRGGASIAFSGGKLYRMNGFDGTTEQGGSIDIFDIASDTWTTENFAADGFNGPKPRSVCVLLPVKLAGKDKLLTLFGEHDPSSLGHAGAGKMLSDVWIYDVGEKWWTEIQPEGSSDGIPDPRGWFDADVVKADSGNDSIVIHGGLGENNERLADLWQLAF from the exons ATGCCAATCAGCACTCTCAATGGCACTTGGAAACGTCTTGCGAGCGAGGAACGACTGCAACGTTCCTCCCAAGTTGTTTCCGTCGTCCAACAGAAAGTATGCATCTTTGGCGGAGAAGTGAAGCCCCGAGAGCCCATCGATAACAAAGTCGACATCTTCTCTCTGACGTCTG ATGCGACAAACATCGAGACAAAGTCAGCATCCCCAGCACCAAGTCCGCGAGTGGGAAGTGCATCAGCCGCAATAGATGGCAAAATGTACATCTTCTCTGGCCGTGGCGGCGTCGACATGGCCCCAGTAGAGGAAGACGGTGCAGTGTGGTGTTTCAACCCTAAAAGCTCATCGTGGTCAAAGATATCGCCTGTCGACTCTTCAAAGCCATATCCACCAGCACGCAGCTACCACTGCTCTACTAGCGATGGGAAAGATACTCTGTTCATCCACGCCGGCTGCCCCGCAAATGGCCGCCTTTCAGATTTGTGGAAATTCAACATCCATGAGCGTACGTGGACACAGGCTCCCGATGCTCCCGCCCCCCACCGTGGAGGCGCTTCCATCGCTTTCAGCGGCGGTAAGCTTTACAGGATGAACGGATTTGACGGAACCACCGAGCAAGGCGGCAGCATTGACATCTTCGACATCGCCAGCGACACATGGACTACCGAAAACTTTGCAGCCGATGGTTTCAATGGACCCAAACCGCGCAGTGTTTGTGTTCTTCTCCCCGTCAAGCTCGCCGGCAAAGACAAGCTCCTCACCCTCTTCGGTGAACACGATCCCTCATCCCTCGGCCATGCCGGGGCGGGCAAAATGCTAAGCGACGTTTGGATCTACGATGTCGGCGAGAAGTGGTGGACGGAAATCCAGCCTGAAGGCAGTAGTGACGGTATTCCTGATCCGCGTGGTTGGTTCGACGCCGATGTGGTCAAGGCGGACAGCGGCAACGACAGCATCGTCATCCATGGTGGTCTTGGTGAGAACAACGAGCGACTAGCCGACTTGTGGCAACTCGCTTTCTGA
- a CDS encoding Nop14 multi-domain protein, with amino-acid sequence MRLRLTVQRNGLPAANVLWNVPETNSTQAYTITRLLEDVNLIIPLEAEHWGLEHYVVEVAGFECLHFMPVINALKEDDHVSIRPLMTAEVRARTLTGRHQISDGGQHLVDGVPFGRPYLRQPNRPAVRIPPRKRRRLEDREAEEATEAINLLTENGEVSEEDEVMPPLNGHSVSRSKAKESHKAAKSVQFAHPEMDASDDSDEDDDDFAPGETNEEEAASEEDSDDTDSDSDAKSGATSSASDSSGSDSSSDSDSGDSDSDSDAASPPDVLSSKDGNEAEAPTTQPPKHTPPGQGLTATQIRNARRTRVNHLRRLKGLGELPENATLNDLRDYEARKQGQPEEEPRQTEPFSTSQGKRKRLDEDEPVEDGATELERRKRELMAKLRESPDITAPAEKPAEPSTPVIERAEEEPPTKKQTPQRRLRPDTGAIGRILARQAAPFVRKGKAKAVEEPPEPEGASEPDFWKSRINLSAFECWEEDYDLSAPPFPFQQHWDPASKLMRDKASKKKNKKRGHVLQETVLKVDEEEEDDVKMVLNYDDAPATIPSSENTDAAIEDQLRNDVATAAQADLPPLPEDMQTLPDLASSDVKVGAIIACKFFTVNPITITPEISDYKTATVEHEGDSGPGAGTIQLRIAARDLPKREIKFDSKGNRIYNAADALLMEEDDEDEGLWEGMFGELLEAKLLKAA; translated from the exons ATGAGGTTGCGATTAACGGTACAGAGGAATGGCCTGCCTGCTGCCAATGTACTGTGGAACGTGCCCGAGACCAACAGCACGCAGGCTTACACAATCACGCGCCTGCTGGAAGACGTTAACCTCATCATCCCGCTAGAGGCAGAGCATTGGGGCCTGGAGCATTATGTTGTCGAAGTGGCCGGATTCGAGTGTTTGCACTTCATGCCCGTCATCAATGCCCTCAAGGAGGATGATCACGTTTC TATTCGACCGCTCATGACTGCCGAAGTGCGCGCGCGAACCCTTACCGGACGTCATCAGATATCAGATGGAGGCCAACACCTGGTTGACGGCGTTCCCTTTGGTCGACCCTACCTACGCCAGCCAAACCGACCCGCCGTTCGCATACCTCCGCGCAAACGACGCCGATTAGAAGACAGGGAAGCAGAAGAGGCGACTGAAGCTATCAATTTGCTTACAGAGAACGGAGAGGTTTCCGAAGAGGATGAGGTCATGCCACCCCTGAATGGCCATTCTGTCTCAAGAAGCAAAGCAAAGGAGTCGCACAAGGCAGCCAAATCGGTACAATTTGCGCATCCCGAGATGGACGCATCTGATGATAGcgacgaggacgacgatGACTTTGCACCCGGAGAAACAAACGAAGAGGAGGCTGCTTCTGAGGAGGATTCCGACGATACAGATTCAGACTCTGACGCAAAGTCAGGCGCAACTTCTAGCGCCTCAGACAGCTCGGGATCAGACTCTAGCTCTGATAGCGACTCTGGcgatagcgatagcgataGCGACGCTGCCTCCCCACCCGATGTTCTATCTTCCAAGGACGGTAACGAGGCTGAAGCGCCAACCACGCAGCCCCCAAAGCATACACCTCCAGGCCAAGGACTCACAGCCACCCAGATTAGGAATGCACGGCGAACTCGAGTCAATCATCTACGCCGTCTGAAGGGATTGGGCGAGCTTCCTGAAAATGCCACATTGAACGATCTGCGAGACTACGAAGCAAGGAAACAAGGACAGCCCGAGGAAGAGCCCAGACAAACAGAACCATTCTCAACATCTCAAGGAAAGAGGAAGCGTTTAGATGAGGATGAGCCGGTTGAGGATGGCGCGACAGAGCTCGAGCGACGGAAACGCGAACTCATGGCAAAGTTGAGAGAAAGTCCAGATATCACAGCACCAGCCGAAAAGCCCGCAGAGCCGTCGACTCCTGTCATAGAACGAGCAGAAGAAGAGCCACCCACAAAGAAGCAAACGCCTCAAAGAAGGCTGCGTCCTGACACAGGTGCCATCGGTCGGATACTTGCCCGACAGGCTGCTCCTTTTGTCAGGAAAGGCAAGGCGAAAGCAGTTGAAGAACCACCAGAGCCAGAAGGAGCATCGGAACCAGACTTCTGGAAGTCGCGGATCAATCTTTCCGCATTCGAATGCTGGGAGGAAGACTATGACCTCAGTGCCCCGCCATTTCCATTTCAACAGCACTGGGATCCAGCGAGTAAGCTCATGCGCGACAAAGCttccaagaagaagaacaagaagcgCGGTCATGTACTACAGGAGACAGTCTTAAAAGTGGatgaggaggaagaggacgATGTGAAGATGGTCTTGAACTATGACGATGCTCCTGCAACCATTCCCAGCTCAGAGAACACCGACGCAGCCATCGAGGATCAGTTGCGCAATGATGTTGCGACGGCTGCTCAAGCAGACTTACCGCCGTTGCCCGAGGACATGCAGACGTTGCCGGACCTTGCTTCTTCTGACGTCAAGGTAGGCGCCATCATAGCGTGCAAGTTCTTCACTGTAAACCCCATTACCATCACACCAGAGATTAGCGACTACAAAACGGCTACAGTTGAACACGAAGGCGACTCGGGTCCCGGTGCTGGCACGATTCAACTGAGGATTGCTGCGCGCGATCTTCCAAAGAGAGAGATCAAATTCGACAGCAAAGGAAACCGTATATACAACGCCGCCGACGCTCTTTTGATGGAGGAAGACGACGAAGATGAGGGTTTGTGGGAGGGCATGTTTGGTGAGCTTTTGGAAGCAAAGCTGTTGAAGGCTGCTTGA